One Cupriavidus taiwanensis LMG 19424 DNA segment encodes these proteins:
- a CDS encoding alpha/beta fold hydrolase, whose protein sequence is MTQAVSSPTPVSPSPAAAVTASRTTDASPSAGTDGAFRRVLMGLQRLRWQAGSMVMPAATARRLERIWFSPPRAAATSAARHALDRARADWALVTGHGPSRRVRVYRWGHAGPVVLLAHGWGGHAGQWHAVIDGLLAAGMRVVAFDALSHGASDAGARGAAQTSVLEMSRALLAAAWHAGPVHAVVGHSLGGAAVALALREGLPASAAVLLGAPADMGAACAALAWQLGVTPAVLGRMQRHSERWLGMPWSAFNVPDLGRVRPVPPTLVIHDRDDKEVRWEDGAAIAGAWPGARLETTTGLGHRRILRDPAVIQRLADFVRPPSGPRQVPVSGGLAVA, encoded by the coding sequence GTGACGCAAGCAGTCTCTTCTCCTACCCCGGTTTCCCCTTCTCCCGCCGCCGCGGTGACGGCATCGCGCACCACCGATGCGTCGCCATCCGCCGGCACCGACGGCGCCTTCCGGCGCGTGCTGATGGGCTTGCAGCGCCTGCGCTGGCAAGCCGGCAGCATGGTGATGCCCGCAGCGACGGCACGCCGGCTCGAGCGCATCTGGTTCAGCCCGCCGCGCGCCGCCGCCACGTCCGCGGCACGGCACGCGCTCGACCGGGCGCGGGCCGACTGGGCCCTGGTCACCGGCCATGGCCCCAGCCGGCGCGTGCGGGTCTACCGCTGGGGCCATGCCGGCCCGGTGGTGCTGCTCGCCCACGGGTGGGGCGGCCATGCGGGCCAGTGGCATGCAGTGATCGATGGCCTGCTGGCAGCCGGCATGCGTGTCGTCGCGTTCGATGCGCTTTCCCACGGCGCCTCCGATGCCGGCGCGCGCGGCGCCGCGCAGACCTCCGTGCTGGAAATGTCGCGCGCCTTGCTGGCGGCAGCGTGGCATGCCGGCCCGGTCCATGCCGTGGTGGGACATTCCCTGGGCGGCGCGGCGGTAGCCCTCGCATTGCGCGAGGGCCTGCCCGCAAGCGCCGCGGTGCTGCTGGGCGCGCCCGCCGACATGGGCGCGGCATGCGCGGCGCTGGCATGGCAACTTGGCGTGACGCCAGCCGTGCTGGGCCGCATGCAGCGCCACAGCGAGCGCTGGCTGGGCATGCCATGGTCCGCCTTCAATGTGCCGGACCTGGGCCGCGTCCGCCCGGTGCCGCCGACGCTGGTAATCCATGACCGCGACGACAAGGAAGTGCGCTGGGAAGATGGCGCGGCCATCGCCGGCGCCTGGCCGGGTGCACGGCTGGAGACCACCACCGGCCTCGGCCATCGCCGCATCCTGCGCGATCCTGCGGTGATCCAGCGCCTCGCCGATTTCGTACGGCCGCCATCCGGGCCGCGCCAGGTGCCGGTATCCGGCGGCCTGGCCGTGGCCTGA
- a CDS encoding DUF2917 domain-containing protein yields the protein MYLVSNDMTATLPARSSLRLVAGPGEQVAVRCTAGELWLIRDGDPKDTALTASECFTLSDAGHVELYAITAASLHVTRRKSVAHHARGAWRHRLWRWLAPRRHGYPGAGR from the coding sequence ATGTACCTGGTCAGTAACGACATGACCGCCACCCTGCCCGCCCGCAGCTCGCTGCGGCTGGTCGCCGGGCCTGGCGAACAGGTTGCGGTGCGCTGCACCGCTGGCGAACTGTGGCTGATCCGCGATGGCGATCCCAAGGACACGGCGCTGACGGCAAGCGAATGCTTCACCTTGTCCGACGCCGGCCATGTCGAGTTGTATGCGATCACCGCCGCCTCGCTGCACGTGACCCGCCGCAAGTCCGTCGCCCATCACGCCCGCGGCGCATGGCGGCACCGGCTGTGGCGCTGGCTGGCCCCGCGCAGACACGGCTATCCCGGTGCAGGCCGTTGA